A stretch of the Lolium perenne isolate Kyuss_39 chromosome 3, Kyuss_2.0, whole genome shotgun sequence genome encodes the following:
- the LOC127341047 gene encoding uncharacterized protein — MVISAEPPAPPLPASDPAAAAEGGADAAEGAAEAASDTTTSSARRGALSSFPSSTLKTWGSHRVLRCAAVNRAGDAIAPAASRRSSSQQLDEVREDLLLGLREVAAAGAPPPTGGTGAAAEEEKEQSPEEATPRPRPRRARGRRRPATSPSTAAAATVSPSPSQRRLVRADALDRPRFSATLSADEIEEDVYALTGARPRRRPRRRPHAVQRQLDMLLPGAWLSEITAESYRVPDDR, encoded by the exons ATGGTGATCTCGGCGGAGCCGCCGGCCCCGCCGCTGCCCGCCTCGGATCCCGCCGCCGCGGCAGAGGGCGGCGCCGACGCGGCAGAGGGAGCCGCGGAGGCGGCGTCGGACACGACGACCTCGAGCGCGCGGCGCGGGGCGCTGTCGTCGTTCCCGTCGTCGACGCTCAAGACGTGGGGCAGCCACCGCGTGCTGCGGTGCGCGGCCGTCAACCGCGCGGGCGACGCCATCGCCCCGGCCGCCAGCAGGCGCTCGTCCTCGCAGCAGCTGGACGAGGTCAGGGAGGACCTCCTGCTCGGCCTCcgcgaggtggcggcggcgggggcgccCCCGCCCACCGGTGGCACtggcgcggcggcggaggaggagaaggagcagTCCCCGGAGGAGGCTACCCCGCGCCCTCGGCCGCGGCGCGCCCGAGGAAGACGCCGCCCCGCCACGTCCCCCTCCACGGCGGCCGCTGCGACCGTGTCGCCGTCGCCGTCCCAGCGGAGATTGGTCCGCGCCGACGCGCTCGACAGGCCGCGGTTCTCGGCCACGCTCTCCGCCGACGAGATCGAGGAGGACGTGTACGCGCTCACCGgcgcccgcccgcgccgccgcccccgccgccggCCCCACGCCGTGCAGAGGCAGCTCGAT ATGCTACTCCCCGGCGCGTGGCTCTCGGAGATCACCGCGGAGTCCTACCGGGTGCCGGACGATCGCTGA